The following proteins are co-located in the Longimicrobiaceae bacterium genome:
- a CDS encoding type I restriction endonuclease yields MRIHTEIAFEDEICAYLANHGWLYETGDAGRYDAARALFPRDVLAWVQETQPDAWEALQRAQGPAAADALLARLRAQTDARGTLDVLRHGLEMMGLRGKLQMAQFRPALAANADIMARYAANRLRVVRQVHYSRQSPNESIDLVLFLNGIPVATAELKTDFTQAVEDAVDQYRYDRPPRRQEPEPLLAFPGGALVHFAVSNREVRMTTKLEGAATAFLPFNRGDRGGKGNEDNPAGHPTAYLWEEVWEREGWLEILGRYMVARRDAKKQIEKVIFPRFHQLDATRKLLREVRREGAGGRYLIQHSAGSGKTNSIAWTAHFLADLHDDDDRKVFDTVLVVSDRNVIDTQLREAIFDFERTTGVVATIRGESGSKSGELAKALAEGKKIVVCTIQTFPFALEQVRELAATQGKRFAVIADEAHSSQTGETSKQLRAVLTDAEVAALADGGEVSTEDLLAAQMSARAGEDDDGITYVAFTATPKARTIERFGTLPDPARKAGPGNLPQPFHVYSMRQAIEEGFILDVLRNYTTYRTAFKLAHNGREMDDREVERSAAMKGIMGWVRLHPYNISQKVQIVVEHFREFVAPLLAGRAKAMVVVASRVEAVRWQLAMQRYIAERGYGLHALVAFSGDVRDEESGPEPFTERSDALNPRLSGRDIREAFHTDEYRILLVANKFQTGFDEPLLCGMYVDRRLAGIQAVQTLSRLNRAFAGKDTTFVLDFANEAADVLEAFQAYFTTATLTDVTNPDLVYDLRAKLDAAGHYDDVEVERVVAAEMRPGATQGEIVAAITPVVSRLLHRYNAARDAQRAAEARHDAPAASAAKGEADALLLFRADAGSYVRLYTYLSQVFDYGNTEVEKRAIFFRRLLPLLDFGREREEIDLSRVVLTHHTVKSRGVQPMGLGSVVYPIPAATGMGTAVVRERQRAWLNEIIVKVNELFQGDLTDDDKLVYVNQVLKGKLLESEKLQQQAASNTKEQFANSPDLKSELMKAIIEALDAHNTMSSQALNSAAVQRGLQDILLNHTNLYESLREQGR; encoded by the coding sequence ATGAGAATCCACACGGAGATCGCCTTCGAGGACGAGATCTGCGCGTACCTGGCCAATCACGGCTGGCTGTACGAGACGGGCGACGCCGGCCGCTACGACGCCGCCCGCGCGCTCTTCCCGCGCGACGTGCTGGCGTGGGTGCAGGAGACGCAGCCGGACGCGTGGGAGGCGCTGCAGCGCGCCCAGGGCCCCGCCGCCGCCGATGCGCTGCTCGCCCGCCTGCGCGCCCAGACCGACGCGCGCGGCACGCTGGACGTGCTGCGCCACGGCTTGGAGATGATGGGCCTGCGCGGCAAGCTGCAGATGGCGCAGTTCCGCCCCGCGCTCGCCGCCAACGCAGACATCATGGCGCGCTACGCCGCCAACCGCCTGCGCGTGGTGCGCCAGGTCCACTACTCGCGCCAGAGCCCCAACGAGAGCATCGACCTTGTGCTCTTCCTCAACGGCATCCCCGTCGCCACCGCCGAGCTGAAGACCGACTTCACGCAGGCGGTGGAAGACGCGGTGGACCAGTACCGCTACGACCGGCCGCCGCGCCGCCAGGAGCCGGAGCCGCTGCTGGCCTTCCCCGGCGGCGCCCTGGTCCACTTCGCCGTGAGCAACCGCGAGGTGCGGATGACCACGAAGCTGGAGGGCGCCGCCACCGCATTCCTGCCGTTCAACCGCGGCGACCGCGGCGGCAAGGGCAACGAGGACAACCCGGCTGGCCACCCCACGGCGTACCTGTGGGAGGAGGTGTGGGAGCGCGAGGGCTGGCTGGAGATTCTGGGCCGCTACATGGTGGCGCGCCGCGACGCCAAGAAGCAGATCGAGAAGGTGATCTTCCCGCGCTTCCACCAGCTCGACGCCACGCGCAAGCTGCTGCGCGAGGTGCGCCGCGAGGGCGCGGGCGGGCGCTACCTGATCCAGCACTCCGCCGGCTCCGGCAAGACCAACTCCATCGCCTGGACCGCGCACTTCCTGGCCGACCTCCACGACGACGACGACCGCAAGGTGTTCGACACCGTGCTGGTGGTCTCGGACCGCAATGTGATCGACACGCAGCTCCGCGAGGCGATCTTCGACTTCGAGCGCACCACGGGCGTGGTCGCCACCATCCGGGGCGAGAGCGGCAGCAAGAGCGGCGAGCTGGCGAAGGCGCTGGCCGAGGGCAAGAAGATCGTGGTCTGCACCATCCAGACGTTCCCGTTCGCGCTCGAGCAGGTGCGCGAGCTGGCCGCCACGCAGGGCAAGCGCTTCGCCGTGATCGCCGACGAAGCGCACAGCTCGCAGACGGGCGAGACGTCCAAGCAGCTTCGCGCCGTGCTCACCGACGCCGAGGTGGCGGCGCTCGCCGACGGCGGCGAGGTGAGCACCGAAGACCTGCTCGCCGCGCAGATGTCCGCCCGCGCCGGCGAGGACGACGACGGCATCACCTACGTGGCGTTCACCGCCACGCCCAAGGCCCGCACCATCGAGCGCTTCGGCACGCTGCCGGACCCGGCGCGCAAGGCGGGGCCGGGCAACCTGCCGCAGCCGTTCCACGTGTACTCCATGCGGCAGGCCATCGAGGAAGGCTTCATCCTGGACGTGCTGCGCAACTACACCACGTACCGCACCGCCTTCAAGCTGGCGCACAACGGCCGGGAGATGGACGACCGCGAGGTGGAGCGCAGCGCGGCCATGAAGGGCATCATGGGCTGGGTGCGCCTGCACCCGTACAACATCTCCCAGAAGGTGCAGATCGTGGTGGAGCACTTCCGCGAGTTCGTGGCGCCGCTGCTCGCCGGCCGCGCCAAGGCCATGGTAGTGGTGGCGAGCCGGGTGGAGGCCGTGCGCTGGCAGCTCGCCATGCAGCGCTACATCGCCGAGCGCGGCTACGGCCTGCACGCGCTGGTCGCCTTCTCCGGCGACGTGCGCGACGAGGAGTCAGGCCCGGAGCCGTTCACCGAGCGCAGCGACGCGCTGAACCCGCGGCTGAGTGGCCGCGACATCCGCGAGGCATTCCACACCGACGAGTACCGCATCCTGCTCGTAGCGAACAAGTTCCAGACCGGGTTCGACGAGCCGCTGCTGTGCGGCATGTACGTGGACCGGCGCCTGGCCGGCATCCAGGCCGTGCAGACCCTGTCGCGCCTGAACCGCGCGTTCGCCGGCAAGGACACCACCTTCGTCCTGGACTTCGCCAACGAGGCGGCCGACGTGCTGGAGGCGTTCCAGGCGTACTTCACCACGGCCACGCTGACCGACGTCACCAACCCGGACCTCGTCTACGACCTGCGCGCCAAGCTGGACGCCGCCGGCCATTACGACGACGTCGAGGTGGAGCGCGTGGTGGCGGCGGAGATGCGCCCCGGCGCCACGCAAGGCGAGATCGTGGCCGCCATCACGCCCGTGGTGAGCCGCCTGCTGCACCGCTACAACGCCGCCCGCGACGCCCAGCGCGCCGCCGAGGCCCGCCACGACGCCCCCGCTGCGAGCGCCGCCAAGGGAGAGGCAGACGCGCTCCTCCTCTTCCGTGCGGACGCGGGCTCGTACGTCCGCCTGTACACCTACCTGTCGCAGGTCTTCGACTACGGCAACACCGAGGTGGAGAAGCGCGCCATCTTCTTCCGGCGCCTGCTGCCGCTGCTGGATTTCGGGCGCGAGCGCGAGGAGATCGACCTCTCCCGCGTCGTCCTCACGCACCACACCGTGAAGTCGCGCGGCGTGCAGCCGATGGGGCTGGGGTCCGTCGTCTACCCGATTCCCGCCGCCACGGGCATGGGCACCGCCGTGGTCCGCGAGCGGCAGCGCGCGTGGCTGAACGAGATCATCGTGAAGGTGAACGAGCTGTTCCAGGGCGACCTCACCGACGACGACAAGCTGGTGTACGTGAACCAGGTGC